One Fibrobacter sp. UWP2 genomic region harbors:
- a CDS encoding amidohydrolase family protein, which produces MNFFDFHVHIGQYFDDYYTPPRILRTLILSGITHFAYSSTSTIVTDNPGFLLEERVAMHELSKGRAKPILWVTHDMLKRSRDLSLYMSEKGGKICGLKIHGDSEKWIPTASNKCFTRVFEIARELGLFVKVHTGEKNDWCNAGNFGHICKIYSDVPVILAHGRPLSPAIYVLMKNPNAYVDTSFMPHNQLRNLIHVAREQGFIDRILFGTDTPIPGRYLKSSLPRHLRARIAASKQIAGKDWKKISWENAKKLISF; this is translated from the coding sequence ATGAATTTTTTCGATTTTCATGTGCATATAGGGCAATATTTTGACGACTATTACACGCCGCCACGAATACTACGCACGCTGATACTGTCGGGGATCACGCATTTCGCTTATTCTAGCACCAGCACGATCGTCACGGATAATCCTGGTTTTTTGCTAGAAGAACGTGTCGCTATGCATGAACTTTCGAAAGGTCGAGCCAAACCCATTTTGTGGGTAACGCATGATATGCTTAAACGTTCTCGGGACTTGTCTTTGTATATGAGCGAAAAGGGTGGAAAAATTTGTGGGCTGAAAATTCATGGTGATTCCGAGAAATGGATACCTACTGCGTCGAACAAATGTTTTACGCGAGTCTTTGAAATTGCGAGGGAATTGGGACTGTTTGTGAAAGTCCATACGGGTGAAAAGAACGATTGGTGTAATGCAGGAAATTTTGGGCATATTTGTAAAATCTATAGCGATGTTCCTGTAATTCTTGCTCATGGACGCCCGTTATCTCCTGCCATCTATGTTTTGATGAAAAATCCGAACGCCTATGTAGATACCTCTTTTATGCCACATAATCAGCTGCGAAATCTTATTCATGTTGCACGAGAACAGGGATTTATTGATCGGATTCTTTTCGGGACGGATACTCCCATCCCTGGGCGTTACCTGAAAAGCTCCCTCCCGAGGCACTTGCGGGCGCGAATTGCCGCCAGCAAGCAAATTGCGGGTAAGGATTGGAAGAAAATTTCGTGGGAGAACGCAAAAAAGCTGATTTCCTTTTGA
- a CDS encoding type II toxin-antitoxin system RelB/DinJ family antitoxin yields MGTTMNTISARIDSKLKTQAENLFDQLGLNMSTAITVFLKQVVRLRKIPFEIALDSPNDETIAAMAEANEIASGKRKAKSYKNAKAMIKESLGK; encoded by the coding sequence ATGGGAACCACAATGAACACCATCAGCGCAAGAATCGATTCGAAGCTCAAAACGCAAGCCGAAAACCTGTTCGACCAACTCGGGTTGAACATGTCAACAGCAATCACCGTTTTCTTGAAGCAGGTTGTCCGCCTCCGCAAGATTCCTTTCGAGATCGCTCTCGACTCTCCCAACGACGAAACCATCGCCGCCATGGCAGAAGCTAACGAAATTGCATCTGGCAAACGCAAGGCAAAGTCTTATAAAAATGCGAAAGCAATGATCAAGGAAAGTCTTGGTAAGTAA